From Onychostoma macrolepis isolate SWU-2019 chromosome 19, ASM1243209v1, whole genome shotgun sequence, a single genomic window includes:
- the LOC131525681 gene encoding catenin beta-1-like, translating to MATQSDLMELDMAMEQDRKAAVSHWQQQSYLDSGIHSGATTTAPSLSGKGNPEEEDLDNQVLYEWEQGFNQPFTPEQVTDLDGQYAMTRAQRVRAAMFPETLDEGMQITSTQFDSAHPTNVQRLAEPSQMLKHAVVNLINYQDDAELATRAIPELTKLLNDEDQVVVNKAAVMVHQLSKKEASRHAIMRSPQMVSAIVRTMQNTNDVETARCTAGTLHNLSHHREGLLAIFKSGGIPALVKMLGSPVDSVLFYAITTLHNLLLHQEGAKMAVRLAGGLQKMVALLNKTNVKFLAITTDCLQILAYGNQESKLIILASGGPQALVNIMRTYTYEKLLWTTSRVLKVLSVCSSNKPAIVEAGGMQALGLHLTDPSQRLVQNCLWTLRNLSDAATKQEGMEGLLGTLVQLLASDDINVVTCAAGILSNLTCNNYKNKMMVCQVGGIEALVRTVLRAGDREDITEPAVCALRHLTSRHQDAEMAQNAVRLHYGLPVVVKLLHPPSHWPLIKATVGLIRNLALCPANHAPLREQGAIPRLVQLLVRAHQDTQRRTSMGGTQQQFVEGVRMEEIVEGCTGALHILARDVHNRIVIRGLNTIPLFVQLLYSPIENIQRVAAGVLCELAQDKEAAEAIEAEGATAPLTELLHSRNEGVATYAAAVLFRMSEDKPQDYKKRLSVELTSSLFRTEPMAWNETADLGLDIGAQGEPLGYRPDDPSYRSFHSGYGQDGLGMDGMLEHEIGGHHPGAEYPVEGLPDLGHAQDLMDGLPPTDSNQLAWFDTDL from the exons ATGGCTACCCAGT CTGACCTTATGGAGCTTGATATGGCCATGGAGCAGGATCGTAAAGCCGCTGTGAGTCACTGGCAGCAGCAGTCCTACCTGGATTCAGGTATTCACTCTGGGGCCACCACCACAGCGCCGTCTCTGTCAGGCAAAGGCAACCCTGAGGAGGAGGATCTGGACAACCAGGTGCTCTATGAGTGGGAGCAGGGCTTCAACCAGCCCTTCACACCTGAGCAGGTGACAG ACCTGGATGGGCAGTATGCCATGACTCGTGCACAGCGTGTCCGTGCTGCCATGTTTCCTGAGACTCTCGATGAGGGCATGCAGATTACTTCTACCCAGTTTGACTCTGCCCACCCCACCAATGTGCAGCGGCTGGCCGAGCCTTCCCAAATGCTCAAACATGCTGTTGTCAATCTCATTAACTACCAGGATGATGCTGAACTGGCCACCAGAGCAATACCTGAGCTCACCAAACTTCTCAACGATGAGGACCAG GTGGTGGTGAACAAAGCCGCAGTGATGGTGCACCAGCTCTCCAAGAAAGAGGCTTCTCGCCACGCCATCATGCGCTCTCCCCAGATGGTGTCGGCCATCGTGAGGACCATGCAGAACACCAATGACGTAGAGACTGCCCGTTGTACTGCCGGGACCTTACACAACCTGTCCCATCACAGAGAGGGCCTCCTCGCCATCTTTAAGTCAGGAGGAATCCCTGCCCTCGTCAAGATGCTGGG GTCCCCCGTAGATAGTGTGCTGTTCTATGCCATCACCACCCTTCACAACCTCCTGCTCCATCAGGAAGGTGCTAAAATGGCTGTCCGTCTAGCTGGAGGACTCCAGAAGATGGTGGCCCTGCTCAATAAAACCAATGTCAAATTCCTTGCCATCACCACAGACTGCTTGCAGATCCTGGCATACGGCAACCAGGAGAGCAAG TTGATCATTCTGGCCAGTGGAGGACCTCAAGCTCTGGTCAACATCATGAGAACATACACCTATGAGAAACTGCTCTGGACCACAAGTCGTGTGCTGAAGGTGTTGTCTGTGTGCTCCAGCAACAAACCTGCCATTGTTGAGGCTG GTGGTATGCAGGCTCTTGGTCTTCACTTGACAGATCCCAGTCAGCGCCTGGTTCAAAACTGCCTGTGGACTCTCAGAAACTTGTCAGATGCTGCCACCAAGCAG GAAGGGATGGAAGGACTCCTTGGCACTCTGGTTCAGCTACTTGCCTCAGATGACATCAATGTGGTCACATGTGCCGCCGGCATACTCTCCAACCTCACGTGTAACAACTACAAGAACAAGATGATGGTTTGCCAAGTGGGTGGAATCGAGGCCCTGGTCCGTACTGTTCTCAGAGCTGGCGACAGGGAGGACATCACCGAACCTGCTGTTTGTGCACTACGCCATCTAACATCCAGACACCAAGATGCTGAGATGGCCCAGAATGCAGTGCGTCTTCACTACGGTCTGCCTGTAGTGGTCAAACTGCTGCACCCACCCTCACACTGGCCGTTAATTAAG GCCACGGTTGGTCTGATCCGTAATCTGGCGCTATGCCCAGCCAATCATGCGCCACTCCGTGAGCAGGGTGCGATTCCCCGGTTGGTCCAATTGCTGGTTAGGGCACACCAGGACACCCAAAGGCGCACTTCAATGGGTGGCACACAGCAACAGTTTGTG GAGGGAGTTCGTATGGAGGAGATTGTGGAAGGCTGTACTGGAGCACTTCACATCCTGGCCAGAGACGTACACAACAGAATCGTCATCAGGGGGCTCAACACCATCCCCTTATTCGTACAA CTGCTGTATTCTCCTATTGAGAACATCCAGCGGGTAGCGGCAGGAGTGTTGTGTGAGCTGGCTCAGGATAAGGAGGCAGCAGAAGCTATTGAGGCAGAAGGAGCCACGGCACCTCTCACAGAGCTGCTACACTCCAGGAATGAGGGAGTGG CCACATACGCTGCAGCAGTTCTGTTCCGCATGTCTGAGGATAAGCCTCAggactacaagaaacgtctttCTGTGGAACTTACCAGCTCTCTTTTCAGAACAGAGCCCATGGCCTGGAACGAG aCTGCTGACCTAGGCCTTGATATTGGTGCTCAGGGAGAGCCTCTTGGATACAGACCAGAtg ACCCCAGCTATCGTTCTTTCCACTCTGGCTACGGTCAGGATGGTCTGGGTATGGATGGCATGCTGGAGCACGAGATAGGAGGCCACCATCCTGGAGCAGAGTACCCCGTAGAGGGATTGCCCGACTTGGGCCATGCTCAGGACCTGATGGATGGCCTGCCCCCTACAGACTCCAATCAGCTGGCCTGGTTCGACACGGACCTCTAG